One genomic window of Sodaliphilus pleomorphus includes the following:
- the recN gene encoding DNA repair protein RecN, with the protein MLTRLYIANYALIDQLEIEFNDGLTIITGETGAGKSIIMGALSLILGERADTHAIRDRQAKTIVEATFDIKDYRLNAFFDNNDIDYYEHECIVRREIGVNGRSRAFVNDTAVTVSVLRELTSHLVDIHSQHSNMLLSRPQFQLSVLDNIAGNASMLKTYSARYSHYKALQSMLRSQQESYNKGKAEMDYLRFQLNQFDELKLHKGEEDELEELQKKLSNVTDSKEALWKVETALDGEENSIISQLSTLSQVLADTENNLSEIAGLSDRMQSAVIELKDIAHSVMSVNDDLNDDPEQLEQVTQRLDAIYSLERKHNVKSVDELLDIEARYRRQIEEIDNSDERIGQLKHDIEVQEKELASLSHQLSTRRKQAASDFVCQLLPLAQGLGMKNLKFDVKFIPVGYGPSGCDAVEFLFAFNKNQDLLPVQETASGGEISRLMLSIKTIIARIMNLPTIIFDEVDTGVSGDIASRIGDMMGDIAKHIQVIAITHLPQVAAHGMHHMKVFKTDAVDGTYTSVQVLNREEHVLEIARMLSGKDVNQAAIDNAKSLVAMSE; encoded by the coding sequence ATGCTCACTCGACTTTACATAGCCAATTATGCACTCATCGATCAACTCGAGATTGAATTTAACGACGGCTTGACAATCATTACAGGCGAGACAGGTGCTGGCAAGTCAATCATCATGGGTGCCCTATCGCTCATTCTGGGTGAGCGTGCCGATACTCACGCCATAAGAGACAGACAAGCCAAAACCATTGTTGAAGCCACTTTCGACATCAAGGACTATCGACTCAATGCGTTCTTCGACAACAACGATATCGACTACTATGAGCATGAGTGCATAGTGAGACGTGAAATAGGGGTCAACGGGCGTTCAAGGGCTTTTGTCAACGACACGGCCGTGACAGTTTCTGTTCTGCGTGAGCTCACTTCGCATCTTGTCGACATTCATTCACAACACAGCAACATGTTGCTTTCGCGGCCACAGTTCCAGCTCTCGGTGCTCGACAACATTGCCGGAAACGCATCGATGTTGAAAACTTATAGTGCCCGCTATTCGCATTACAAGGCATTGCAGTCCATGCTTCGCAGCCAGCAAGAGTCCTACAACAAGGGAAAAGCTGAAATGGACTATTTGCGCTTCCAACTCAATCAATTCGACGAGTTGAAATTGCACAAAGGCGAAGAGGATGAACTTGAGGAACTGCAAAAGAAACTAAGCAATGTCACCGACTCAAAAGAAGCGCTGTGGAAAGTTGAAACCGCGCTTGACGGTGAGGAAAATTCAATCATCTCACAGCTGTCGACATTGTCACAAGTCCTGGCCGACACCGAGAACAACTTGAGCGAAATCGCGGGCTTGTCTGATCGCATGCAGTCGGCAGTGATTGAACTCAAAGACATAGCTCACTCCGTAATGAGCGTGAACGACGACCTGAACGATGACCCCGAACAACTGGAACAGGTGACACAACGGCTTGATGCCATCTACTCGCTTGAGCGCAAGCACAATGTGAAGTCTGTCGATGAGCTTCTCGACATTGAGGCACGCTATCGCAGGCAAATTGAAGAAATCGACAATAGCGACGAACGCATCGGCCAACTTAAACATGATATCGAGGTGCAGGAGAAAGAACTTGCCTCTTTGTCTCATCAACTCAGCACCCGGCGCAAGCAGGCAGCCAGTGATTTCGTTTGTCAGCTTTTGCCCTTGGCTCAAGGGCTGGGCATGAAAAACTTGAAGTTTGATGTCAAGTTCATTCCTGTTGGCTATGGTCCCAGCGGGTGCGATGCCGTGGAGTTTCTCTTCGCATTCAACAAAAACCAAGATTTGCTTCCTGTGCAGGAAACTGCATCGGGAGGAGAAATTTCACGTCTCATGCTTAGCATCAAGACGATTATTGCCCGCATCATGAATTTGCCAACTATCATCTTCGACGAGGTCGATACCGGCGTGTCGGGGGATATAGCCAGTCGCATAGGCGACATGATGGGGGATATAGCCAAGCATATTCAGGTTATTGCCATCACCCACCTGCCACAAGTGGCTGCCCATGGCATGCATCACATGAAGGTGTTTAAGACCGATGCCGTCGACGGCACATATACCAGTGTGCAAGTGCTTAACAGAGAAGAACATGTGCTTGAAATCGCACGCATGCTGAGCGGCAAAGACGTGAATCAGGCTGCCATTGACAATGCAAAATCGCTTGTTGCAATGAGTGAATGA
- a CDS encoding transcription antitermination protein NusB — translation MLYSYQLTKTDKTITKAKKELQASLDKSYELYNSLLQLMIDLTDLQDRELDDAKHKFLPSNEDLNPNMRFVENQLVEWLRNSKKLQDFVNDNNITWRDDELFLRLLLFKVTGSEEYKTYMAMEKTDFASDCEVWLQIMKKVILPDDDLLEHIENMSVYWSVDDLDIMGQFVLKTIRRIEAGDKEPISPKYKDDEDSEFGEKLFSLAVQERAENDELINKYVRSERWDSGRIALMDRIIMCTALTEIKNFPSIPVNVTMNEYIELAKNFSTPHSGQFVNGILNAVVKSLREQGKIVKQ, via the coding sequence ATGCTTTATTCTTATCAGCTCACCAAGACTGACAAGACAATTACCAAAGCAAAAAAAGAGTTGCAGGCAAGTCTTGACAAGTCTTATGAGCTCTACAACAGCTTGTTGCAGCTCATGATCGACCTCACCGACTTGCAGGATCGCGAGCTCGACGATGCCAAGCACAAGTTCCTGCCCTCTAACGAGGATTTAAATCCCAACATGCGTTTTGTTGAAAACCAGCTTGTTGAATGGCTTCGCAATTCCAAGAAGTTGCAGGATTTTGTGAACGACAACAATATCACCTGGCGCGACGACGAGCTCTTCCTGCGCCTCTTGCTCTTCAAGGTTACCGGCAGCGAGGAGTATAAAACCTACATGGCTATGGAGAAGACCGATTTTGCAAGCGACTGCGAGGTGTGGTTGCAGATTATGAAAAAGGTTATTCTTCCCGACGACGACTTGCTTGAACACATCGAGAACATGTCGGTGTACTGGAGTGTCGACGACTTGGACATCATGGGGCAATTTGTGCTTAAAACCATACGCCGTATCGAAGCGGGCGACAAAGAGCCCATTTCTCCGAAATACAAAGACGACGAAGACAGCGAGTTCGGTGAGAAACTGTTTTCGCTGGCAGTGCAAGAGAGAGCCGAAAACGACGAACTCATCAACAAGTATGTGCGCAGCGAGCGTTGGGACAGTGGCCGCATAGCACTCATGGATCGCATCATCATGTGCACAGCTCTCACCGAAATCAAAAATTTCCCGAGCATACCAGTCAATGTTACGATGAACGAGTATATTGAGTTGGCCAAAAACTTCAGCACACCTCACAGTGGGCAATTTGTGAACGGCATTCTCAATGCTGTAGTCAAGAGTCTGCGCGAGCAAGGGAAGATTGTGAAACAATAA
- the yajC gene encoding preprotein translocase subunit YajC gives MLDLILLQKGNAGADGGGMMMWLPLILIFGIFMWMSWSSQRKEKKRQATFYDSLTVGAKVMTKTGVIGKIKAIKPDTVELEIADGVKITVLKQGLENMPANLNQAKDAKK, from the coding sequence ATGTTAGACTTAATCTTACTTCAGAAGGGTAATGCCGGTGCCGATGGTGGTGGCATGATGATGTGGCTTCCGCTTATTCTCATTTTCGGCATCTTCATGTGGATGTCGTGGAGCAGCCAGCGCAAGGAGAAAAAGCGCCAGGCCACATTTTACGACAGCCTCACTGTTGGCGCCAAGGTCATGACCAAGACAGGCGTGATTGGCAAGATCAAGGCCATCAAGCCCGACACTGTTGAGCTTGAAATTGCCGACGGGGTGAAAATCACCGTTCTCAAGCAAGGCTTGGAAAACATGCCTGCAAATCTTAACCAGGCAAAAGACGCTAAAAAGTAA
- the coaE gene encoding dephospho-CoA kinase (Dephospho-CoA kinase (CoaE) performs the final step in coenzyme A biosynthesis.) gives MASRLIAITGGIGSGKSVVSRILKVMGYAVYDTDTQARRLMNQSADVKARLVACFGPEIYHNGLLNAPRLSQIVFGNNEALSCLNGIVHPAVRCDLRQWAGRCQSRYAFVETALLYESRLCDIVDSIWKVTAPLTTRVQRVMARNGLTEAEVLARIEAQAAEDRVNEKTHIIVNDGIEALLPQVMRLLK, from the coding sequence ATGGCGTCGAGACTTATAGCTATAACTGGAGGCATAGGCAGTGGCAAGAGTGTTGTGTCGCGCATCTTGAAAGTTATGGGCTATGCCGTGTATGATACCGACACGCAAGCTCGCCGGCTTATGAATCAATCTGCCGACGTGAAGGCCCGGCTTGTTGCCTGTTTTGGTCCTGAGATATATCACAACGGGCTACTCAATGCGCCCCGACTGTCGCAAATCGTTTTTGGAAACAATGAGGCTTTATCTTGCTTGAACGGCATTGTCCATCCTGCTGTGCGCTGCGACTTGCGGCAGTGGGCTGGTCGCTGCCAGTCGCGATATGCCTTTGTCGAGACAGCTTTGCTCTATGAGAGCAGGCTGTGTGATATTGTCGACAGTATATGGAAGGTGACGGCACCATTAACCACAAGGGTGCAGCGTGTGATGGCACGTAATGGCCTCACCGAGGCCGAAGTGCTCGCCCGCATTGAGGCGCAAGCGGCCGAGGACAGGGTGAATGAAAAAACACATATCATTGTCAACGACGGCATTGAAGCCTTGCTGCCTCAAGTTATGAGACTGTTAAAGTAA
- a CDS encoding DUF5606 domain-containing protein, which produces MLKEVLCISGKPGLYKLISYGKNLVIVESLVDHKRQPAHSRDKIISLGDVAIYTTGDDVPLSNVFQSILEKYDGKAIDSANYKTAEALDEFFKGVLPNYDVDRVYKTDIKKVINWYNILVNAGYTTFKEEEKNEADSQDRQDAK; this is translated from the coding sequence ATGTTGAAAGAAGTATTATGTATTTCAGGCAAGCCAGGCCTGTACAAATTGATCAGCTACGGCAAGAATCTTGTAATTGTTGAGAGCCTTGTCGACCACAAGCGCCAGCCAGCACATTCACGTGACAAAATCATCTCGTTGGGAGATGTTGCAATATACACCACAGGCGATGACGTGCCGCTGAGCAACGTGTTTCAGTCTATTCTGGAAAAATATGACGGCAAAGCCATCGACAGTGCCAATTACAAGACAGCCGAGGCTCTCGATGAGTTCTTCAAGGGTGTTCTTCCCAACTATGATGTTGATCGTGTTTACAAGACCGACATCAAGAAGGTGATCAATTGGTACAATATTCTTGTCAACGCCGGCTACACCACTTTCAAAGAGGAAGAGAAGAATGAGGCTGATAGCCAAGACAGGCAGGACGCCA